CAGAAGAAATGAGGCAGGAGAACAGGGAAACCgaaaggggaggggatgataaaaaagaaaaagacggaAAGGATCGCGGAGACGCAAAGAACGAAGGAAACCAGCACTGGACCTCCCTCCCCCATCCAGCCATCGGCTTCGCCAACCACGTCCCCTACGCCATCACCCTCAACCGCGTCGTCCGCCTCGCCACCCGCTGGCTTTCCGCCTGCGACTCCTCGCACCCCAAATGCGCTCCCGAGCCACACCAACTCCCCAAAcgcctccttgacctccgCGGCGGCGTAAAGCTCAtcgacaccaccacttccccaTCTCCCAAGCCGCCCACGTACATGACCCTCTCCCACTGCTGGGGCCTCACCCCacccctcctcaccaccaccaccaccaccctcgacTCCCACCTCTCGCAAATCCCTTGgtcctccctccccatctTATTCCGCGACGCCATCCTTCTAGTCAGGGAACTAGGCTGCCGATACCTCTGGATCGACAGTCTCTGCATCTTGCAGGACTCTGAGTCAGACTGGCTTACTGAAAGCGCAAACATGTCCTCCATTTACGCGCACGCTACACTCAACATAGCCGCCACTGCGCAACGGGATGCGTCTGTGAGTTTGTTTAGACAGCGGTTTCACGGACAAGGGTTTCGCGAGCTTAGAGTATCTGCTGCGGGACGCAGTGCGGCGGGACTGGGGTTAAGGGCGCCGATGGATACGGTTGAGATTGGGAGTTTGCCTTTGTCTTTGTCTTTGTCTCTGAAAGATGGGGAAAGCGGGAGGGAAAGGGTGCAGGTGCCGGTGTATGCAAGAATAGGACATGAAAGAAGTCATGAAACGTTATTTGGGGAGGTGGAGTACTTCCGGACGCTGAAGGAGCCGATACTTGGCAGGGCGTGGGTTTTTCAGGAGCGGTTGCTGAGTAGACGGACGTTGCATTTTGGGAGTAGCGAGGTGTTGTGGGAGTGTAGGAGCGGGTGTTTCTGTGAATGTGGGGGGATTGAGAGGGGTCATGTGTTGAGTGTGCGGAATCTGAATAATAATCCTGCTGCTAGTTGGCGGGCGccggggacggggacggggacggggacggggagTGGCAACAACGACAGAGGTGGAAGGGATAATATGGAGTCTTCGGGACTGTTGAGTCCGCCGTTACCGCTGTCGAGGTCGTCGACTTTTGAGACGGCGGGATCATCATCGCTGAGTCATGGGACGATACCGAGGAAGGTGCTGTTTGCTAACCTTACTTCTGGTTCAAATTCACGGCCGGGACAGATGAAGGATAGTAGCAGTAGCCGGCTTCTGCATGACTTTTTCCTGCGTTGTGTGGAAGAGTACTCTTTCCTTTGCCTGACTAAAGAACACGACCGCTCTTTTGCGCTGGCTGGCATCGCGAAACGGATCCGCTCCCTTCTCTCACCTGACGATCGATACCTCGCCGGTCTCTGGCTGCACGATTTGCCGAGGGCGCTGCTGTGGCAACCCTACCGCCACAAGAAAGTGTGTCGAGCGGGTGGTAACATCCCTACTTGGTCATGGATGTCACGGTCATGCTACCCGGTGGAAAATCTACAAGCAGAACCCggaaagagaaaggggaaCCCATCGGCGAGCAAGTGTTCGGTACGGTATAAGCACATCACACGCTCGGGGTACGAATTCGAGCTCGATGACCGACTGCAGGTGGACACCGATCCGGCGAAAACATGGTGTGAGTTTGAAGGAGACAATGAGTTTGGAAAGTTGAAGGGAGGGCAAATTACGTTGACGGCAGCGCATAGATGGGGAGTAGTATGGACGACGGGGAACAAACGAAGCAGCAACGAGTGGACGGGGAGGAATAATTTGGTGGTTGCTCTTCAGGGCAATGAAGAGGGTAGTGGTGATGGCGAGGAAGGGGTGCTGTTGATACCCATGGCACCGGATTGTCCGAGACAAGAAGACCCAAAGAGTGTGGCCCTTTTGGAaaaggtgttggtggtgttgtttggGGGAAGGAAGCTAGACAAGGAAACGGGAGGGGATGTGGATGGGCCGCAGTTCTTTTTGGCGttgaaggaagtggaaggaagggaaggtgtCTTTCAGCGAGTTGGGTTCTTGGAGTCGGAGTCGAGGATTGACCTGTTTGAGAATGCCGAGGTGAGGACAATCACCTTGGTTTGACCGAGATGAGGAAGCAGTGTTCAGACTATAGACATTTACTAGACAGTGTCTGAGAAGCTCTTAACCCCGATGGCCAGCGGTTGTGCAGGCGCTGCTTAACGCCGAAAGGGTTGGCGAGAAGTGCAGATGAGCGAGGAAAGTGTGATGATGAACAGTCCACAAACGAAAGACCTTGGGATAACACAAAAGATGTACaaagggaaggagaggggggcATCACTGTTGGAAGTGTCTTGTTTGAAGCCGCTCAATCGCTCACCCGTtcaacaacaaacacaacatcaacactaCCATCCTCTCAACGCCCATCATCAAGATGTCCCACATCACCGCCATCAAGAAGCAAGCTCCGGCCAACTCGCTAGTCTGGCTCGTCACCGGCTGCTCGTCCGGCTTTGGCCTCGAGTTCTATCTCAACATCAAAGCCCGTGGCGACTACATCATCGCTACCGCCCGCGACCTCTCCAATCCCAACATGACACATTGTATACAAGTTTCCCTAACGGAGGAAAATGTATCCGTCTACCAGCTCGACGTCACGGCATCCCAGGAGTCCCTGAACGGGATCATTGCAGAAGCCATCAAGATTTACGGGAGGATCGACGTGCTGGTGAACAATGCCGGCTACGTAGCGCTGGGCGGTTGGGAAGACATGGGCTACGACGGCTTCGTCAGGCAATTCGAGACCAACGTGTTCGGCCTGCTCAAGGTCACCAACGCGGTCCTTCCGCACATGCGAGAGCGCCGGAGCGGGACGCTGGTGTTTATGGGTTCGCTTTCGGGATGGCAGGGAAATGAGTTCTGTGGAGCGTATGCGGGGTCCAAGTTTGCTGTTGAGGGTttgtgttttctttttttccttcttcccttctgcTTCCGTATAAGTCAAGCCGGCAATCACTTGATCAACAGTTTTGCTGACAGGAACGATACAACAGGAATGGTGGAAGCACTCCAAAAAGAGGTGGAACAGTTCGGTATCCGCACCCTTCTCTTCGAGCCAGGACGGTTTCGAGCCAACTTGCTGTCACCTTCTCCTGTGGTCGCCCACGTGTCCAAGATTGACGATTACAAGGAAGCGTGGGAAATGACCCTGCGCTCCTATGCCGATGTGGACTCTAAGCGGAGGGGTGACCCGGCAAAGGCTGTCGAGATCATCATGGATGTCGTCCGTG
The Neurospora crassa OR74A linkage group II, whole genome shotgun sequence DNA segment above includes these coding regions:
- a CDS encoding short chain dehydrogenase, whose product is MSHITAIKKQAPANSLVWLVTGCSSGFGLEFYLNIKARGDYIIATARDLSNPNMTHCIQVSLTEENVSVYQLDVTASQESLNGIIAEAIKIYGRIDVLVNNAGYVALGGWEDMGYDGFVRQFETNVFGLLKVTNAVLPHMRERRSGTLVFMGSLSGWQGNEFCGAYAGSKFAVEGMVEALQKEVEQFGIRTLLFEPGRFRANLLSPSPVVAHVSKIDDYKEAWEMTLRSYADVDSKRRGDPAKAVEIIMDVVREETFYRYIEEGDVPYAFTNAKYGPMKLRLPLGQDAFDTIKTKCDLTLKVLDVWERLITSTDHNDVRHSDIEVSSEESST